The genome window ATTCGAGAAACATCATTACAGATAATTTAATGCGGATAGTTGTATTCATAAAGTGGGTTGATTTATAAAAAATGTTTCGAATCTATTATTTACAGCCTGTTGTAGTTTCCATTGTATTCCATTCCTTAATAATAATGTTGCGGTACCATACATTATTACCATGATCCTGCAAAGCAATTTTTCCTTTTTTGAAAGTTCCAAAACCTGGCCAGCTGGCAAATTTGCTTCCTGCAACCAATGCTTTAAAATTATCATCCCAAAGTGTCGTCTCAACAACAATAACTCCGTTTAAAACAAAAGTCAGTTTACCGTTTTTGCAGACAACTTCAGCTGTATTCCATTCTCCAACAGGTTTTACTGGTTCTGATTTGCTTTGAATTAAATCATACAGATCTCCTGCTCGGTGCTTAGTAATTTTACCATCAGGATGACCGTCATTGTCCAAAACCTGCATTTCTAAACCCGTCTCATAAGTGTTTTTATATTTCTGTGCATTTTCATTTACATAAAATATAATACCGCTATTCGCTTTAGGAGCAACTTTCCAGTCCAATTTTAAATGAAAATTTTCATATTCGGCATCAGTTACTAAATCTCCTCCCTGACCATTTTTCGCAGCTTCTGGATCAAAATGTAAAACACCGTCTTCAACCTTCCATCCGCCGCTAACAGAAGTTTTGCCATAAGTATGCCAGCCTGTTGTCGTTTTTCCGTCAAAAATGGGTTTAAATCCTTTTTGCGCCTGAAGGTTTTGGAATAAAGTGAATACTAATACTGCTGTAATAATCTTTTTCATGGTTATAATCTTTAATTTTAATATTTTTTAAAAACTTAGGTTTTTCCAGCCTTCTCTATAATTGCGTTTTACAAATTGATTTACATCATCAACATTGGTTACTTTCTTAGCATTGTTGTCCCAAAGCATTTTAACTGAACGTCCTGGATATACATCTTCTCCCAAATATTCTTTGTGAAAATCATAGCCTCTTACTGCAAGATTTGCCATTAATAAAGCTTCTGTTAATGGACCCGCAATTTCAAAAGGAGAACTGAGCTCTTTCTTACCATATCCAGCAATACAGCCCTCTATCCACTGTTTTTGATGCCCATTGGCTCCATCTTTTACACGAGGGTATTTTTGAGTAATTTTTAAGTTTTCATTACGGCTTAAAGGCAATAATCTTGGATTTTCACTATAAGTATCACAAATCATTTTTCCTTTTGTTCCAATGAATAATGTGCCGTTGCCGCCATCGCCAAAGATTTCGTTTGCACCTAATTCTTCAGGACGATCCGGCTGAATACCGCCGTCCATCCAGTGCAATTTAATATCGCCTTTTGTTTTATTAGTTTTTGGAAACGTTAATGTTACATGACTCGAAGGCGGACAGCTTTCTGGAAAATATCCTCTCCTGAATTCATCAACATAAACTGAACCAACACTGCACTGCACATCTTTTGCATATTTTAGATTCAATACAGAAAATGGTGCTTCCATCAAATGACAGCCCATATCACCCAACGCACCAGTTCCATAATCCCACCAGCCACGCCAGTTGAATGGTACTAACTTATTTATATAATTTTTATAAGGAGCGGTTCCCAGCCATAAATCCCAGTCTAATTCTTTAGGAATTTCGGTTTTAGCTGTTGGCCAGGGAATTCCTTGGGGCCATACAGGCCTGTCTGTCCATGCATAAACAGTATGTACATCGCCGATTAAATCAGCATCATACCATTCTTTTAGAATTCGTGTGCCATCATTCGAAGATCCTTGATTTCCCATCTGTGTAACGACTTTATAACGGGCAGCCGCCTGAGTCATCATGTGCGCCTCGTAAATATCATGTGCCATTGGCTTTTGCACATACACGTGCTTGCCTAACTGCATAGCCGAAAAAGCTTGTATGGCATGATTATGATCGGGTGTAGAAACGGAAACCGCATCGAAATTTTTATGCTCTTTGTCTAACATTTCGCGCCAGTCTTTGTAAAACTTGGCTTTTGGTAAAGCTTTAACACTATCTGAAGCTCTTCTAGTATCAACATCACACAAATAAGCAACATTTGCAAGACCGCTTTTTTCAAAAGAACCAATGTCTGATCTTCCTTTTCCGCCAACACCAATACCGGCAATTACTAATTTATCACTGGGAGCTACAAAACCCCTTCCCATGACATGTCTGGGAATTATCATTAACCCAGCTGTTGCCAGTACACCTTTTTTAAGAAAATCTCTGCGAAGAGCAGATTCTGGCTCTTTTTTTTGATTAAAATCTTGATCCATAAATAGATTTTACAATTTTATTTGTTCAATGACAGAATGTATTTTGCAATTTTTTTTGCATCCTCTTTCTTTAATGTGCCATGTGAAGCCATAGGTACAGCCCCCCAGACTCCAGAACCTCCTTTGATAATCTTATCTGATAAATAGCTGATACTTTTGTCATTCATTGGGTATTTTTTGGCGATATCCAAATAAGAAGGACCAATTACCTTTTTGTCTATTTTATGACAAGTTGCACAATCTAACTTTTTAATTATTAGCTCTCCTTCAGAAGGCTGGACTTCTTCAGTATCACTATATCCCGTTGGAATTGATTCGTATTTTGAGAAAGAGCTCAAAGCGCCCAGCATTAGTATTGCTGCTAAAATTTTAATTTTCATTATTTACTGTTTATGTTTTTTAAAGACCTAAATTTTTTCTATTAAGCTGTGTATTTGTTTCTACCGAGGCAAAATCATCAAAAGCTTTATCGGTAACTTTAATAATATGCTTTTTTATAAATTCGGCTCCCTCTCGGGCTCCGTCTTCCTGATTTTTTAAACAGCATTCCCATTCCATAACTGCCCAGCCTTTATAATCATATTGTGCTAATTTGCTGAAAATGGTTTTAAAATCAATCTGACCATCGCCAGGCGAGCGATAACGGCCTGCGCGGTTTATCCAGCTTTGATAACCGCCAAAAGTACCTTGTTTTCCTGTTGGATTAAATTCGGCATCTTTAACATGGAAAGCTTTGATCCGTTCATGATAAAAATCGATGTACTGAATATAATCTAACTGCTGCAGCACAAAATGTGAAGGATCATAAAGCAGGCAGGCACGCTGATGATTGTTTACCGCTTTGAGAAACATTTCGTAAGTTTCGCCATCAAATAAATCTTCTCCCGGATGGATTTCATAGCAGACATCTACACCGTTTTTATCAAATTCATTCAGGATAGGTAACCAGCGATTTGCTAATTCTTTGAATCCCTCTTCAATTAAACCTGGGGGACGCTGTGGCCAAGGATGAAAATACTGCCACAATAACGAACCACTGAAAGTAGCGTGTGCATTAAGTCCTAAATTTTGTGAAGCTTTTGCAGCATAATGTAATTGCCGAACTGCCCATTCTTGTCTTGCTTTTGGATTTCCGCGCAAAGCCTGCGGTGCAAATCCATCAAAAAAATCATCATACGCAGGATGAACAGCAACCAGCTGACCTTGTAAATGAGTAGAGAGTTCAGATATTTTTAAGCCGTATGAACCAACAATTCCAGTTAGCTCATCAGCATAAGTCTTGCTTTCGGCAGCTTTTTGCAGATCAATAAATCGAGAATCCAGAGTTGGAATCTGTATTCCTTTAAAACCCAGATTGGCAGCCCATTGGCAAATTCCCTCCAAAGAATTAAAAGGGGCTTCATCAGATATAAATTGTGCTAAAAAAACCGCAGGTCCTTGTATTTTGGTCATTTGTGATACTTTAAAATTTAAATTCAGTCCATTTTTGAGATGATTTACCCGAAGCAATTACATTTTCTATAAAAGCCATTCCTCTAACACCATCTTCTACCGTTGGAAAATCAAGCATATTTGCTGTTGGTTCTTTACCTTCTAATTTTGACTGCAAAGTCAAAGCAAAGTTTTTATATAAATTTCCGAAAGCTTCCAAGTAACCTTCCGGGTGTCCGCTAGGAGTCCGGGTATTGAAAGCGACAATTGGTGATAAATATCCGTTTCCGGTTCGGTACAATTGAGCAGGGGAGTCCAGCCATTTTACAATTAAGGTATTTGGTTCCATCTGATGCCATTCTAAACCGCCTTTTTCGCCATAAACCTTAATTTTTAAGCTGTTTTCTTCACCAGCTGCAATTTGGCTGGCTACCAGAATTCCGTTGGCACCATTATCAAATTTAAGCAGTACATTTCCATCATCATCGAGTCTTCTATTATCAACAACGGTATTAATATCAGCGCAAAGCTGTGTGATTTTCAATCCTGAAATATATTCTGCCAAATGTGCAGCGTGAGTTCCGATATCTCCCATACAGCCACTGATTCCGCTTTTGGAAGGATCAGTTCTCCAAGCGGCCTGTTTGTTGCCGCCATTTTCAAAGTCAGTACTCAGCCAGCCCTGCGGATATTCAACCATTATTTTCCGAATATTTCCAAAATGATTTTCAGCAACCATATTCTTTGCCTGTTTTACCATCGGATAACCGGCATAAGTATGTGTTAAACACAAATAAAGCCCAGTTTCATTAACTTTTTGTTCCAATAATCTGGCTTCCGCCAAAGTCAAAGTCATAGGTTTGTCCAAAACCACATGGAAACCATTTTCTAATGCTAACATAGCAGGAGCAAAGTGGGCATGATTTGGAGTAACTATCGAAACAAAATCCATTCTTTCCTCAGGAGATAATTTTGCTTCGGTCTCTATCATTTTGGTATAGGATTCATAACATTTCTCTTCTGCTAAGCCTAATTCTTTACCAGATTCAAGGGATACTTCAGGATTAGAACTGAAAGCACCGCAATGCAGTTCGATTAATCCGTCCATATTTGCAGCAATGCGGTGAACTGCACCGATAAAAGCATTTTTGCCACCGCCGATCATTCCCATTTTTAATTTTCTCATAATTGAATAATCCTATATCTAGATATTTTTTTTCTTTAATTCTTTTACAGCGTAATCAACAGCTCTAGCAGTTAAGGCCATATAGGTCAGTGAAGGATTTTGACAGGCACTTGATGGCATGCAGGAACCATCAGTTACAAATACATTTTTTACTTCATGCATCTGATTCCATTTGTTCAATACTGATTCTTTTGGATCGTTCCCCATACGGGCAGTGCCCATTTCATGAATTGTCATTCCCGGATAACAGCCGTTATCATACGCTTTTACATTCTTGACACCAGCCGCTTCCAGCATTTCGGCCGCATCATACATCATATCCTCACGCATTTTGGCTTCATTTTCCTTGTATTCACAGTCAATTGCCAATACAGGCTGTCCCCATTTGTCTTTTTTAGAATGATCGATGTACACTTTATTTTCATAATAAGGAAGCATTTCTCCAAAACCGCCTAATCCCATCGTCCATGATTCTGCAGGTCTGGATAAAATTTCTTTAAAATCCCCTCCAAAATCCAATTCAGCCACTTCTTTGTGCCAATTTCCTCTGCTTGCTGCGCCCTGATATCCAAACCC of Flavobacterium marginilacus contains these proteins:
- a CDS encoding 3-keto-disaccharide hydrolase, which encodes MKKIITAVLVFTLFQNLQAQKGFKPIFDGKTTTGWHTYGKTSVSGGWKVEDGVLHFDPEAAKNGQGGDLVTDAEYENFHLKLDWKVAPKANSGIIFYVNENAQKYKNTYETGLEMQVLDNDGHPDGKITKHRAGDLYDLIQSKSEPVKPVGEWNTAEVVCKNGKLTFVLNGVIVVETTLWDDNFKALVAGSKFASWPGFGTFKKGKIALQDHGNNVWYRNIIIKEWNTMETTTGCK
- a CDS encoding c-type cytochrome; translated protein: MKIKILAAILMLGALSSFSKYESIPTGYSDTEEVQPSEGELIIKKLDCATCHKIDKKVIGPSYLDIAKKYPMNDKSISYLSDKIIKGGSGVWGAVPMASHGTLKKEDAKKIAKYILSLNK
- a CDS encoding Gfo/Idh/MocA family protein gives rise to the protein MRKLKMGMIGGGKNAFIGAVHRIAANMDGLIELHCGAFSSNPEVSLESGKELGLAEEKCYESYTKMIETEAKLSPEERMDFVSIVTPNHAHFAPAMLALENGFHVVLDKPMTLTLAEARLLEQKVNETGLYLCLTHTYAGYPMVKQAKNMVAENHFGNIRKIMVEYPQGWLSTDFENGGNKQAAWRTDPSKSGISGCMGDIGTHAAHLAEYISGLKITQLCADINTVVDNRRLDDDGNVLLKFDNGANGILVASQIAAGEENSLKIKVYGEKGGLEWHQMEPNTLIVKWLDSPAQLYRTGNGYLSPIVAFNTRTPSGHPEGYLEAFGNLYKNFALTLQSKLEGKEPTANMLDFPTVEDGVRGMAFIENVIASGKSSQKWTEFKF
- a CDS encoding sugar phosphate isomerase/epimerase family protein yields the protein MTKIQGPAVFLAQFISDEAPFNSLEGICQWAANLGFKGIQIPTLDSRFIDLQKAAESKTYADELTGIVGSYGLKISELSTHLQGQLVAVHPAYDDFFDGFAPQALRGNPKARQEWAVRQLHYAAKASQNLGLNAHATFSGSLLWQYFHPWPQRPPGLIEEGFKELANRWLPILNEFDKNGVDVCYEIHPGEDLFDGETYEMFLKAVNNHQRACLLYDPSHFVLQQLDYIQYIDFYHERIKAFHVKDAEFNPTGKQGTFGGYQSWINRAGRYRSPGDGQIDFKTIFSKLAQYDYKGWAVMEWECCLKNQEDGAREGAEFIKKHIIKVTDKAFDDFASVETNTQLNRKNLGL
- a CDS encoding Gfo/Idh/MocA family protein, with protein sequence MDQDFNQKKEPESALRRDFLKKGVLATAGLMIIPRHVMGRGFVAPSDKLVIAGIGVGGKGRSDIGSFEKSGLANVAYLCDVDTRRASDSVKALPKAKFYKDWREMLDKEHKNFDAVSVSTPDHNHAIQAFSAMQLGKHVYVQKPMAHDIYEAHMMTQAAARYKVVTQMGNQGSSNDGTRILKEWYDADLIGDVHTVYAWTDRPVWPQGIPWPTAKTEIPKELDWDLWLGTAPYKNYINKLVPFNWRGWWDYGTGALGDMGCHLMEAPFSVLNLKYAKDVQCSVGSVYVDEFRRGYFPESCPPSSHVTLTFPKTNKTKGDIKLHWMDGGIQPDRPEELGANEIFGDGGNGTLFIGTKGKMICDTYSENPRLLPLSRNENLKITQKYPRVKDGANGHQKQWIEGCIAGYGKKELSSPFEIAGPLTEALLMANLAVRGYDFHKEYLGEDVYPGRSVKMLWDNNAKKVTNVDDVNQFVKRNYREGWKNLSF